One part of the Rutidosis leptorrhynchoides isolate AG116_Rl617_1_P2 chromosome 1, CSIRO_AGI_Rlap_v1, whole genome shotgun sequence genome encodes these proteins:
- the LOC139852498 gene encoding uncharacterized protein, giving the protein MGDGMRVPPMKLPEKLYDLVVEAVELGKSLKANPENPKFVKRLNYIESGIRLLGNIYKKKKVLPRDWKFVLDIATTLVDNGCLVKLKESDIAYPKPRPVPQTSGIPLTEEEKQIWQCFIETDKETPALGSISLSYPEKERRPIVLEDPMVGVIGNFAVDTFNKVYEMLVNEKEQKRINRPEFLKLSYIKMKGIYSVYTYYFYMTMKAFEKGKEGLYETKVVCEMPRDVPDGCKRLSRFVLTEPEPTPTPTPIHKEIAAEVLLTEEDKCKEVTCSSSSESEDEDRYGNPGSRTGMIRRRKGATCRGYDFYTPRGFDGP; this is encoded by the exons ATGGGAGACGGAATGA GGGTTCCACCAATGAAACTGCCAGAGAAGTTGTATGACCTCGTTGTGGAAGCGGTTGAACTTGGGAAAAGTTTGAAGGCAAACCCAGAAAATCCGAAGTTTGTAAAGCGTCTGAATTATATTGAATCCGGTATTAGGCTTCTCGGTAACATATATAAGAAAAAAAAGGTTCTACCACGTGATTGGAAATT TGTCCTGGACATCGCAACCACCCTTGTAGACAACGGATGCCTTGTCAAGTTGAAAGAGTCTGACATTGCTTATCCGA AACCAAGGCCTGTCCCACAAACATCTGGTATTCCTTTGACTGAGGAAGAGAAGCAGATCTGGCAGTGTTTCATTGAGACCGATAAAGAGACG CCTGCACTTGGGTCGATATCTTTGAGTTATCCTGAGAAAGAACGTAGGCCGATTGTACTTGAAGATCCAATGGTTGGTGTTATCGGTAACTTTGCTGTTGATACCTTCAACAAGGTATATGAGATG cttgttaATGAGAAGGAACAGAAGCGCATAAACCGTCCTGAATTTCTCAAGTTGTCGTATATAAAAATGAAGGGGATATATTCTGTGTACACGTATTACTTCTACATGACTATGAAGGCCTTTGAAAAGGGGAAAGAGGGGTTGTATGAAACCAAAGTCGTTTGTGAGATGCCTCGTGACGTGCCTGACGGTTGCAAACGATTGAGCAGGTTTGTTCTCACCGAACCAGaaccaacaccaacaccaacaccaaTACATAAag AAATCGCTGCAGAGGTTTTGCTCACCGAGGAAGATAAGTGTAAGGAAGTGACTTGCAGTAGTTCATCGGAATCCGAGGATGAGGATCGGTATGGGAATCCAGGTTCAAGAACCGGGATGATTCGTAGGAGAAAGGGAGCAACTTGTAGGGGTTACGACTTCTATACCCCGcgtg GATTCGATGGTCCTTAG